The following are encoded together in the Nymphaea colorata isolate Beijing-Zhang1983 chromosome 14, ASM883128v2, whole genome shotgun sequence genome:
- the LOC116267638 gene encoding lipid transfer protein EARLI 1-like, giving the protein MASKVVNVPCLLVAMFFILSAAACSSCDTNKAPKALVKTHQIIASFGQCPVDPLKLGACIDLLDGMLHLVVSHHSSGSHCCPLVKGLADLEAAACLCNAAKADVLGINVGLDVKLNLLAKACGRKIPEGYSCQ; this is encoded by the coding sequence ATGGCATCTAAGGTGGTCAATGTTCCTTGCCTCTTGGTGGCAATGTTCTTCATCCTGTCTGCGGCTGCCTGCTCTTCCTGTGATACAAACAAGGCACCAAAGGCCCTGGTCAAGACCCACCAGATCATAGCTTCTTTTGGACAATGTCCAGTTGATCCTCTGAAGCTTGGCGCCTGCATCGACTTGCTGGATGGAATGCTGCATCTGGTGGTCAGCCACCATTCGAGTGGGTCTCACTGCTGCCCTCTAGTCAAGGGCTTGGCCGATCTCGAAGCCGCTGCTTGCCTCTGCAACGCAGCCAAGGCAGACGTCTTGGGCATCAACGTCGGCCTTGACGTCAAGCTCAATTTGCTCGCCAAAGCCTGCGGCCGCAAAATCCCCGAGGGCTACAGCTGCCAGTAG